In the genome of Micrococcales bacterium, one region contains:
- a CDS encoding undecaprenyl-diphosphate phosphatase, with the protein MSYLEALILGIVQGLTEFLPISSSAHLLIVSTLVGWGDPGAAFTAVTQLGTETAVLVYFRKDIWRIISTWTRSLTNPALRSSIDARMGWYVILGTIPIGVFGYAFSDQIETAARNLYLVATVLIVFGLVLGAADRWGKQDKTLDDLTVRTGIIYGFGQALALIPGVSRSGATISTGRLLGFDRPSATRYAFLLAIPAVLVSGVYEATKIGGDTAVAWGPTILATVVAFGVGYAVIAWLIRYVSHGSFLPFVIYRIALGSLVLVLLGTGVIAA; encoded by the coding sequence ATCAGCTACCTGGAGGCACTGATCCTGGGGATCGTGCAGGGGCTGACGGAATTCCTACCGATTTCCTCGAGCGCGCATCTGCTCATCGTGAGCACGCTGGTCGGGTGGGGCGATCCCGGCGCTGCGTTCACCGCCGTCACCCAGTTAGGCACCGAGACCGCCGTACTCGTGTACTTCCGCAAGGACATCTGGCGGATCATCAGCACGTGGACCCGGTCGTTGACCAACCCGGCACTGCGCAGCAGCATCGATGCCCGGATGGGCTGGTACGTCATTCTGGGAACCATCCCGATCGGCGTCTTCGGGTATGCCTTCAGCGACCAGATCGAGACCGCGGCGCGCAACCTGTACCTCGTGGCCACGGTCCTCATCGTCTTCGGGCTGGTGCTCGGGGCGGCCGATCGCTGGGGCAAACAGGACAAGACGCTCGACGATCTCACCGTGCGCACCGGCATCATCTACGGCTTCGGTCAGGCGCTGGCCCTGATCCCCGGGGTCTCCCGCTCCGGCGCCACGATCAGCACCGGTCGGCTGCTCGGCTTCGACCGACCGTCAGCCACCCGCTACGCCTTCCTGCTCGCCATCCCTGCCGTGCTCGTCTCGGGGGTATATGAGGCGACCAAGATCGGGGGTGACACCGCGGTGGCCTGGGGTCCGACCATCCTGGCCACGGTGGTGGCGTTCGGCGTCGGCTACGCCGTGATCGCCTGGCTCATCCGCTACGTCTCCCACGGCTCGTTCCTGCCGTTCGTGATCTACCGGATCGCGCTGGGCTCGCTGGTGCTGGTGCTTCTCGGCACCGGCGTCATCGCGGCGTGA
- a CDS encoding MSMEG_4193 family putative phosphomutase, translated as MTTVLLIRHGRSTANAQGVLAGRSDSPLDDTGRDQALDLANRLAEVPLDLLISSPQPRALQTAEMAAAGRAVAGVDEAFAECVYGDWSGAALSQLATEPAWEIVQWQPSAAEFPAGETMAQMAHRATHRVRQLVRENPEGFVWIVTHGDIIKAVVADALGVHFDHFQRIVVDTASVSVIHYTARRPFVEKLNDTGAIRLARKPPAEDSDAVVGGRDTQ; from the coding sequence GTGACAACCGTTCTGCTCATCCGGCATGGCCGTTCCACCGCCAACGCCCAGGGGGTGCTGGCCGGCCGCAGCGACTCGCCCCTTGACGACACCGGTCGCGATCAGGCACTGGACCTGGCCAACCGGCTCGCCGAGGTTCCACTCGATCTGCTGATCAGCAGCCCGCAGCCACGCGCGCTGCAGACCGCCGAAATGGCCGCTGCCGGCCGGGCTGTGGCAGGCGTCGACGAGGCCTTCGCCGAATGCGTTTACGGGGACTGGAGCGGTGCGGCGCTCAGCCAGCTGGCCACCGAGCCGGCGTGGGAGATCGTGCAATGGCAGCCCAGCGCCGCGGAGTTCCCGGCCGGGGAGACGATGGCGCAGATGGCCCATCGGGCAACCCATCGGGTCCGTCAATTGGTCCGGGAGAACCCCGAGGGTTTCGTGTGGATCGTCACCCATGGCGACATCATCAAGGCTGTGGTGGCCGATGCCCTCGGCGTGCACTTCGACCACTTCCAGCGGATCGTCGTCGACACCGCGTCCGTGAGCGTCATCCACTACACCGCACGCCGGCCGTTCGTGGAGAAACTCAACGACACCGGTGCGATACGCCTTGCGCGTAAACCGCCAGCAGAAGACTCCGACGCGGTCGTCGGTGGCCGCGACACACAGTAG
- a CDS encoding SCO1664 family protein — MNREALLRDAPLHVLGRLPDSSNNALLCSVDAPDGPVRVVYKPQAGERPLWDFPSGTLCRREKAAAVLDGLLGWGLVPVTAWREHGPAGAGIVQEWVGGSVDLGVFPPNQVPPGWISVVDAQTEDGPVVVAHRDDTATAQIIIFDVVNNNADRKGGHLLRTEHGLYGIDHGVTFHTDPKLRTVLWGLAGAAIADDLLERLASALPDFDALEEWLTLAEVRHTVRRAQALLEARTFPAPTGDWPALPWPII; from the coding sequence ATGAACCGCGAGGCGCTCCTGCGCGATGCCCCGCTGCACGTGCTGGGCCGGCTTCCGGACTCCTCGAACAACGCTCTGCTGTGCAGCGTCGACGCTCCGGACGGTCCGGTCCGGGTGGTGTACAAGCCGCAGGCGGGGGAGCGGCCGCTGTGGGACTTCCCGTCCGGAACCCTATGCCGCCGGGAGAAAGCCGCGGCGGTGCTTGACGGACTCCTCGGCTGGGGCCTGGTCCCCGTCACAGCATGGCGTGAGCACGGTCCAGCCGGCGCCGGGATCGTGCAGGAGTGGGTCGGGGGGTCGGTCGACCTCGGGGTCTTCCCGCCCAACCAGGTGCCGCCGGGATGGATCTCCGTGGTGGACGCCCAGACCGAGGACGGCCCGGTCGTGGTGGCCCATCGCGATGACACGGCGACGGCGCAGATCATCATCTTCGACGTCGTGAACAACAACGCCGACCGCAAGGGCGGCCACTTGCTGCGCACCGAGCACGGGCTCTACGGCATCGACCACGGCGTAACGTTCCACACCGACCCGAAACTGCGAACAGTCCTGTGGGGATTGGCCGGCGCAGCGATCGCCGACGATCTGCTCGAGCGGCTCGCCTCGGCACTGCCGGACTTCGACGCACTCGAGGAATGGTTGACCCTCGCCGAGGTGCGTCACACGGTCCGGCGCGCCCAGGCACTGCTGGAGGCCCGGACCTTCCCGGCACCCACCGGGGACTGGCCTGCGTTGCCCTGGCCGATCATCTGA
- the corA gene encoding magnesium/cobalt transporter CorA, with protein MIRGMGVYLDGRLADTDHQRGLHGEIPGDATMLTAELTDLYAKACAQPRQFVWIGLFEPSRAELALVQRVFDLDQLQVDDAANHQQRPKVELGERSALVILKLLSYYEQTSDVETGQISIFVGEHFIITVRFGPLGELTAIRRRLETDTEMLSQGPLSVAHAIMDATVDGYIAVADEVNRDVEQLEESVFSPQRTNDAEGIYRVKRENLEMRRAVAPLVPIAHALVRDDVLDIPAGLQPFFRDLGDHVLRVADLAETNDQLLMTLLMASTSRQDLQQNADMRRISAWVAIAAVPTMIAGIYGMNFDTMPELRWRFGYLLVLAVMGGACFSMYRAFRRSGWL; from the coding sequence GTGATCCGTGGCATGGGTGTGTACCTCGACGGCCGATTGGCCGACACCGACCACCAACGGGGACTGCACGGCGAGATCCCCGGCGATGCGACGATGCTCACCGCGGAACTGACCGACCTGTACGCCAAGGCCTGCGCCCAGCCCCGGCAATTCGTGTGGATCGGGCTGTTCGAACCCTCCCGAGCCGAACTCGCGCTCGTGCAGCGGGTCTTCGATCTTGACCAGTTGCAGGTCGACGACGCAGCGAACCACCAGCAGCGGCCGAAGGTGGAACTCGGCGAACGGTCCGCGCTGGTGATCCTCAAACTCCTGAGCTACTACGAGCAGACCTCCGACGTGGAGACCGGCCAGATCTCGATCTTCGTCGGGGAGCACTTCATCATCACCGTGCGCTTCGGTCCGTTGGGCGAACTCACGGCGATCCGGCGCCGGCTGGAGACCGACACCGAGATGCTCAGCCAGGGTCCGCTGTCCGTGGCGCACGCGATCATGGACGCCACCGTGGACGGCTACATCGCAGTGGCCGACGAGGTCAATCGCGACGTCGAACAGCTGGAGGAGTCGGTGTTCTCACCGCAGCGCACCAATGACGCCGAAGGGATCTACCGGGTCAAGCGTGAGAACCTCGAGATGCGCCGCGCAGTCGCGCCGCTCGTCCCGATCGCCCACGCCCTGGTCCGCGACGATGTCCTCGACATCCCCGCGGGATTGCAGCCCTTCTTCCGCGACCTCGGCGATCATGTGTTGCGCGTCGCCGATCTGGCGGAGACGAACGACCAGTTGCTCATGACCTTGCTGATGGCATCTACGTCGCGTCAGGATCTCCAGCAGAACGCCGACATGCGCCGGATCAGCGCCTGGGTGGCCATCGCCGCCGTGCCCACGATGATCGCCGGGATCTACGGCATGAACTTCGACACGATGCCCGAACTGCGCTGGCGTTTCGGCTACCTGCTGGTGCTCGCGGTGATGGGCGGCGCGTGCTTCAGCATGTACCGGGCGTTCCGGCGATCCGGTTGGCTCTAA
- a CDS encoding DUF3090 family protein, with amino-acid sequence MTRRILSFAHPRRFVVGTVGQPGDRTFFLQVADSAAPVTVVCEKEQASVLAEKVIELLDQVRRSGVEVPDDADEELVDTEPLDQPIEPEFRVASMGIGWDPTDESVIIEAHAESDSDDVPDIGDDTGDGPDTLRIRLTPIDALAFSIRTARVVAAGRPQCPFCHLPIDPDGHICPRANGYRRNLA; translated from the coding sequence GTGACTCGTCGGATTCTGTCGTTCGCGCACCCGCGGCGGTTCGTCGTCGGCACGGTTGGGCAGCCCGGTGACCGCACGTTCTTCCTACAGGTCGCCGACAGCGCCGCCCCCGTGACCGTGGTGTGCGAGAAGGAACAGGCGTCGGTGCTGGCGGAGAAGGTGATCGAGTTGCTCGACCAGGTCCGCCGGTCGGGCGTCGAAGTGCCCGACGACGCCGATGAGGAACTCGTCGACACCGAACCGCTCGACCAGCCCATCGAACCGGAGTTCCGGGTCGCGTCCATGGGGATCGGCTGGGACCCGACCGACGAATCAGTGATCATCGAGGCGCACGCAGAATCGGACAGCGACGACGTGCCGGACATCGGTGACGACACCGGCGACGGTCCGGACACTCTGCGGATCCGGCTGACCCCGATCGATGCCTTGGCCTTCTCCATCCGTACGGCCCGGGTCGTGGCGGCTGGCCGGCCGCAGTGCCCCTTCTGCCACCTTCCCATCGACCCCGACGGCCACATCTGTCCGCGCGCCAACGGTTACCGCCGCAACCTGGCATGA